The Ensifer canadensis genomic sequence CTTGTCGGCTCGAAGGCGTGTGAGCTTTCCGTTACCGAAGTCCGCGATATTGCCGGCGCCATCGAGGGAATTGCTGACCTTTCGCGCGATGAGCGCACCATAGGGGCGCTGCGTGCTTTCCTTGACAACACCGATCCCGAGGGCATAGCGGCGCGCCTGCGTCGCTGGGAAAAAGGTGGGCCGCTTGGCTGGGTGTTCGACAATGAGGCCGACGACATAGGCATCGGCGCGAAGTTCCTCGGCTATGACATGACGCATTTTCTCGACAATGAGGAAATCCGCACGCCACTGATGGCCTATCTGTTTTATCGGGTCGAGCAGTTGATCGACGGTCGCCGGATCATCATCGTCGTCGACGAATTCTGGAAGGCGCTTGCCGACGAGGCCTTCCGCGATCTTGCCCAAAACAAGCTGAAGACGATCCGCAAGCAGAACGGATTGATGCTGTTTGCCACGCAAAGCCCACGCGACGCTATCGGTTCACCGATTGCACATACGATCATCGAACAATGCCCGACACAGCTATTCATGCCGAATGCGCGTGGAAGTCATGGCGATTATGTCGATGGTTTCAAGCTGACGGAGCGTGAGTTCGAACTGATATCGTGTGCACTCTCCAACGATGCGAGGCGGTTTATCGTCAAGCAGGGCCACAACAGTGTTGTCGCCGAACTCAATCTCGCAGGCTTCGACGATGAACTCGCCGTGTTGTCTGGGCGCACCGCCAATGTCGAACTGGGGGATCGTATCCGTGCGGACGTAGGAGACGATCCGTCCGCCTGGTTGCCGCTGTTCCAGCAAATGAGGAGTAAAAGCTGATGATCAGGAAGATGACAGCGATGATCGCTGCGGCCGCAGTGCTTTATGCAACAGGGACCTCAGCGCAGGGGATCCCGGTTGTCGATAACGCTGCAATCGCCAAACACATAGAGAGCATTGCCCAGTTGACCAAGCAACTGGATACGATGAAGGCGCAGCTTGATCAGGCGCAGCAGCTTTACGGCTCCCTGAACAAGCTGACCGATATGGCTGATATCGCAACCATCTTGAACGATCCGGCGATCCGCAACGCACTACCCGACGATTTCTCAGCCGTCCAAGGGCTGCTGAAGGGCTCAGGCGCCGGCGCCTTTGGCGATTCCGCCACGAGGTTCCTCGATGACAACAGCATCTATAAAACCAGCGCCAACGATTTCTACGCCTCAGAACTTGCTCGTATGCAGAACCGCAACGCCGGTCAGATGAGCCTCGGGCAGCAGATCTATGACGCGGCAACCAAGCGCATCGATGGCATCGACGAGTTGCGCAAACGGATTGCCGCGGCCGGAGACGCCAAGGACATAGCAGACCTTCAGGCCCGGCTGCTTGCCGAAACCGCCTTTCTCGAGACGGACACCCTGCGCATGCAGGCACTGCAGATGATCCAGCAAGCGCAGGTTCAGGTTGATCTGCAACGCCAGGCCGAAGACTGGCGCAAACGGATGGACGCAATGGGAGCCGCACTCAAATGACAACGTCGATGCCGACCCGTCTGCTGTTGCCCGCCGCCTGCTCGCACGGTGAGGTTCTCACCGACTTGAACCGCTTGGCCGAGGCGGTCCGTGGCAAGGCTCGGCTCGAGCGAACGAACAAGGCGTTTGGGGGCTAAGGCGGATGTACCAGGTCTTTGCTTTCCTCGACAATCAATTCAAGGCTCCACTTGAGAGTTTCATTTCTTCCGGAACATCCAACATCAGCACGTGGGTGGCGGGGCCGTTGACGGCGGCCCTCGTGCTCTATGTCGTCCTCTATGGCTATCTGGTTCTCAGAGGGTCCATCGAAACGCCTGTGCTGGAGTTTGCCTACCGCGCGATCAAGCTCGGCATTTTGGTGATGCTCGTGCGCGATGCTGCCGACTATCGGGCGTTTGTAACTGATCTATTCTTCACTAGTCTGCCGCAGGAAATCTCCACGGCGCTCAACACCGGCACCGTACCGAGTGCGTCGACATTTGATGCACTGCTCGACAAGGGGCAGGCGTCGGCCAACCAAATCTGGAACAGAAGCTCTTGGCCGCTCGACATCGCGACCGCATTCGGTGGCCTCTTGATGGTCGTCATCACATTCGTCGTCGCTGCAATCGGCTATATTGTCTCCCTCTATGCCCGCGTCGCACTCGCCATCATTCTGGCACTCGGTCCCATTTTCATTGCACTGGCGATGTTTCAGAGCACGCGGCGCTTCACCGAAGCCTGGATCGGCCAACTGGTTAATTTCGTTATCTTACAGATCCTGGTCGTTGCGGTCGGCTCGCTGCTGATCACAACGCTCGACACGTCGTTCACCACCGTCGAAGCCTACGAGGACGTCTTGATGCGGCCGATAGCGATCGGAGCCATTGGGATCGCAAGCCTCTATGTCTTTTATCAGCTCCCCGGTATCGCAGCATCCCTTGCTGCCGGTGGTGCGTCGCTGACCTATGGCTACTCTGCGGCACGCGATGCGCATGAGAGTACGCTCACCTCCGGAGCAGTCGCTGTCCAGCGCATCGCGCGACGCGGTATGGGCGCCGCCGTTCGCCGCTGGTCGGCACACGACACGTCGTGACCTGCCGATGCTCTTCCAGCAAGGTGCCTCAACGGCGCTGCGACCCCTTTACGGATGAACAAAGGATACCGGTCGATATGCCGCGAACTGTCTTCTGCCTCCTATTGTTGGCCCTGGTCAGCGGATGCCACACGATGACGTCTCATCTCCCGAAATGCGACGGATACGCCAAACGTCCGCTCAACCGTTCAATGTGGCAATGGGAGGGCGGCAAACAGCGTTCTGCAAAACCCCTCGGTTACCTGCGTGAACAGCCTGCCGCGGCCTTCGAGGAGTTTGACGAACGCGCGTCCTATCGCAAATGCGCCGAGGCGCTGGGGCGCCAATGATTACCCCGGATGGTTTGAAGGCGTATTTCGACAGGGCGCGCCGTTTCGATCAGGATCGCTTGATAAGCGTCGAACGCTCGGCACGAATTGCCTGGACTATTGCAATTGTTGCAAGCTTCGTTGCCTGCGCCGCCGTCTTTGCCGTCGCTGCGCTCGCGCCATTGAAGACGGCCGTGCCATTCGTCGTGCGTGTCGACAACTCGACCGGTATTGTCGACGTGGTATCGGCCCTGACCTCGGGGGCTGGAAGCTACGACGAAGCGGTGACGAAGTATTTTGCTGCGCGCTATGTCAGGGCGCGCGAAGGCTATGTTTGGTCGGAGGCCAAGGAGAATTTCGAGACCGTCTCACTCCTGTCGGCGCAACCCGAGCAGATGCGCTTTGCCACCCTTTACCGCGGCAGCAATCCCCACTCCCCACAAAATGTTTACGGGCGCGGTTCGACGGTGAAAGTCACGATCAAGTCGATCTCCCTGATCAACGCAAACGTCGTGTCGGTGCGCTTTCTCAGCACCATCACCCGGGCAGACGATGTGCGCACAACGCATTGGGTGGCGACGATCACTTATTCCTATGTCAACGCCCCGGTCTCCTCGACCGACCGGCTGGTCAATCCGCTTGGCTTCGTCGTCAGTGATTATCGGGCAGATCCGGAGGCGATCAATTGAAGACAATTTCATTGCCAGTCTTTGCCGCCCTTGTCGCCGTCACAACGGTGTTTCATCCAGCCTTGGCCCTCGATATTCCGAGCGGCGCCGGGCAGGACAACCGTGTTCGTTTCGTCAACTACCAGCCGTATAACATCACCCGCATCGTCGGCACGCTGCGCTCGTCGGTTGAGGTGGAGTTTGCACCCAATGAGGAGATCGCGCATGTGGCGCTTGGCAATTCGGTAGCCTGGGAGGTGGCGCCAGCCGGAAATATTCTGTTCCTAAAACCGCGCGAAAACCAGCCGATCACCAACATCTCCATAGTCACGACAAGACGAGATGGCTCAAAGCGCAGTTACCAGATGGAGCTGACAGTGCGCGACGGCTCCGTTGCTGCCGGACAAGATACCTACTTCTATGTGAAGTACCGATATCCCACTGACGAGGCGCAGCGCCGGCGCCTGGAAGCGCAGGCCCGTGGCCAAGCGGAGAAAGCCGATGCTGCAAATGACGTTTTGGCGCTCCATGAGCAATATGGCCCGCGCAACTGGCAATATTCGGTGCAAGGATCTGCCGCGATCGAACCGCAGGCCGTTTACGACAACGGCAAGCTTACAACTTTTGTCTTCGGCGACAATCGGGAGATCCCGGCAATCTACCTTGAGAGCTCCGACGGAACCGAAAGTCTCGTCTCAAAATCCATCTCCGGTGGTCTCGTGCTCGTTCATGCCATCAGCCGCAAGTTCATCCTGCGTCGTGGAGCGGATGTGATCTGCGTCTTCAACGAGGGCCACCCTCTTGGCGCTGACAACCCCGGGACACATACGACCTCTCCATCGGTGGAGAGGGTCGTCAAGGCAGCAGATGAGGACACAGCCCAAAGAGACGCACAATGACAGACGATGTTCCAACGACGATACCCGGCGAACGCGGACATGCCCAGCTTCCCCAAGGGTTCGACAACAACCCGGCTCTCAGACGCGGCGCCGTTGTCGCAGCTATCCTCGCCTTCATCGGCTTCGGGCTGTGGTCGATGCGTTCTCAGACCCTTGACCCGAATGCCAATCGTGAGGAGCGGGTGGTCATCCGGCAAGCGACGGACTTCGAGCCGGCAAAAGAGGAGCCAAAGACGGTGGAGCCATTGCCCGAAGTCAAATTGCCAACGCCGGTTGTCGCCGAAGCGCCCACCGAACCCGAAAAGGACGAGCTTCTGGAATCTGCCCGGCGAGCGCCCGTCATGGCCTTCAACGCAGGCCAAGGGATCGATCGCCGTTCCGAATCCACGCAAACACCGCCAGATCAAGCTTCGACCTATCTGCCCATTAATGGCGCGCTTGGCGGCGAGGTAGGCGAAAACGAAGATCAGCGTTTCGACCGGATGCTGAAGCCGACACGGCTGGAAGGTTCGCGCGCCGGACATCTCGGCAACCGGAACTATATCGTCGCGATGGGGACTTCGATCCCGTGCGTGCTCGAAACGGCGCTGTCTTCTGACCAGCCTGGCTTCGCCAGCTGTGTCATCAATCGCGACGTGTTTTCGGATAACGGCCGCGTGGTGCTGATGGAGAAGGGCACACAAGTTGTCGGCGAATACCGCGGCGGTCTGCGGCGCGGCCAGAAGCGGCTCTTCGTCCTCTGGAACCGTGCGAAAACGCCAACCGGTGTCATCATTGCGCTTGCTTCACCCGCAACCGATGCGCTCGGTCGCGCCGGCTTTGACGGTCATGTCGACAGTCATTGGTGGGAGCGCTTCGGCAGTGCTTTGCTCCTGTCGATCGTTGGTGATGTGGCGAGCTTTGGCGGAAGGAAATTACAGGATCAGGAGGTCGACGTGGAGGGTACGACGAGCGCCGGCAGGCAAGCGGCAGCGATCGCCGTCGAGCAATCGATCAATGTCGTCCCGACGCTAAACAAGCATCAGGGCGAGCTCGTGTCGATTTTCGTGGCTCGTGATCTCGATTTTTCCGGGATCTATGAATTGCGGGTGTCCGAACCACGTAGCACTGTTCTCGAACGTTCTGTCCTCGGCGACTTCAGCAAACGTGCGCGCGTGGTAACGAAATGAGGATCAGCGCATGACGGGAACGTGCGACGCGCCTGTCGTGCGCCAGCTTCTCCAGCCGATCGCCGGGTTGCTGCAAAACCCCACACTCTATGAGGTGGTCATCAACCGGCCCGGCGAAGTCCTGACCGAAGGGTCCGCTGGCTGGTCGCGCCTTGACGTTGCGGAACTGACCTTTGACAGATTGATGCGTCTTGCCCGCGCCGTTGCCAGTCATTCGCATCAGGCGATCGACGAGGCGAGGCCGATCCTTTCGGCAAATCTTCCGGATGACGAGCGTATTCAGATCGTTATCCCGCCGGCAACAACAAAGGGCACGGTTAGCATCACCATTCGCAAACCCTCATCCGTGTCCCTGTCGTTAGGCGGCCTAGACGCAGCAGGACTATTTACCGTGACCGCCGCGGCGGGCGATCGAGCCGACAGTCCGGACACAAGGCTGTCTAAGCTTTACAAAGCCGGAAACTATGCGGCGTTCCTGGAGCAATCGGTTGTCGCCCGGAAGAACATCATTATTTCCGGGGCGACCGGCTCGGGTAAAACCACACTGTCGAAGGCGCTGATCCAACACATTCCGTCGTTCGAGCGCATTATCACAATCGAGGACACAGCCGAGCTGGTCATACCGCAACCAAACCACGTTCGACTGTTCTATTCGAAGGGGGAACAGGGCCTTGCGAAAATCGGTCCCAAGGAGCTGCTGGAGTCAAGCCTGCGGATGCGTCCCGATCGTGTCCTGCTGCAGGAACTGCGTGACGGCACGGCTTTCTACTACATCCGAAATATCAACTCCGGGCATCCAGGGTCCATCACCACAGTGCACGCTGACTCGGCAGCCCTCGCGTTTGAGCAACTGACCCTTCTCGTTAAGGAATCCGACGGCGGGCAGGATCTCGCACGCGACGATATTCGCGACCTGTTGAAGATGTTGGTCGATATCGTCGTTCAGTGCAAACGGGTCGAGGGGAAGTTCCGCGTAACGGAGATATGGTTTGATCGGCCCGCGTAGTGGTTAGTCGAGGGAACGTTTCCTGGACAGATTTTCGAGCGCTGCTCTCTGCAACCTTTGCTTGGGGCTTGATTGAGGAGTATTGTTTACCTTCAAGACCCTTGACCACGAGGGGGGCGGAGACCGCGGCACCCTTCATCGCCCTTCGACTGCGGGTGAGGAGTTCATGTGTTCGGGAGGAAGAGGTGAAACGAAGACCCCATGTTGAAGGGAGGACGTCGCGTCGCAAGTTCCTTAGCGGTGCGGCTATGGCCGGCGCGGCGGTGATCGCTGCACCGAGTGTCGTCAAGGCGCAAGGACCGGTCAACATGCGCTGGCAGAGCACATGGCCCTCCAAGGATATCTTTCACGAGTTCGCGCTCGATTTCGCCAAAAAGGTCAACGACATGACCGGCGGCGACCTGAAGATCGAGGTGCTGCCGGCGGGCGCCGTCGTGCCAGCCTTCGGCCTGCTCGACGCAGTGTCGCAAGGAACCCTCGACGGCGGCCACGGCGTTCTTGTCTACCACTATGGGAAACAGACGGCGCTGGCCCTCTGGGGCTCCGGGCCGGGCTTCGCAATGGACGCCAACATGCTGCTGGCGTGGCACAAATATGGCGGCGGCAAGGAGCTTCTCGCCAAGCTTTATGAATCCATCGGCGCCAATGTCGTTTCGTTCCCTTATGGGCCGATGCCGACACAACCGCTCGGCTGGTTCAAGAAGCCTGTGGCCAAGGTTGAGGATCTCCAAGGACTGAAATTCCGCACGGTCGGAATCTCGATCGACGTCTTCACCGGTCTCGGGGCAGCAGTCAATGCGTTGCCGGGCGGCGAAATCGTCGCGGCACTGGACCGTGGGTTGCTCGACGCGGCCGAATTCAACAACGCTTCGTCCGACCGCGTCCTTGGTTTCCCCGACGTCTCGAAGATCTGCATGCTGCAGAGCTATCACCAGAATGCCGAGCAGTTCGAAATCATGTTCAACAAGGCGAAATACGACGCGCTGTCCGAGCAAATGAAGGCCATTATCGCCAATGCCGTTGAGGCGGCTTCACAGGACATGCACTGGAAGGCGATTGATCGCTATTCGAAAGACTATTTGGAGATGCAGACGACCGACAAGGTCAAATTCTACAAGACACCTGAAACGATCCTCAAGAGGCAATTGGAGGTTTACGACGAGGTCGTGAAGAAGAAAGCGGCCGAAAACCCGCTCTTCAAGGAGATTCTTCAGTCCCAGCTCGCCTTTGCAGAGCGGGCAACGCGGTGGGAACAGGACACCGTCGTCGGCCGGAGATTGGTATTCGATCACTATTTCGGTCGGGACGGTGTCGCCAAAGAACTCTGACGCGTGGCTTGGGCATTTCGGGCGGAGAACTTCTGGCCAAAAGAATGCACCATCTGGGGGCACGCGTGACCGTTCAGGATTTTCTGCTCAGGATCGATGCAATCAGCGTGTGGGTCGGAAAGGCCGCGGCGTGGCTCATCATTGGGCTGATGACACTTGTCTGCGTCGAGGTCTTCAAACGCTACATCATGAACATGCCGACCGCCTGGATCTTCGACGCTAGCAACATGTTTTACGGCACGCTGTTCATGCTCGCCGGAGCCTACGGTTTGGCGCAGAACGCTCATGTACGTGGTGACTTTCTCTATAGCTCACTCAGACCGCGGATACAGGCCGGGCTCGATCTCGTCCTCTACATCCTCTTCTTCCTGCCCGGCGTCGCCGCCCTCGTTTACGCGGGTTACGATTACGCGGCACTTTCGTGGCGGATCGGCGAGCATTCGACCGTGACGGCAGAGGGGCCGCCGATCTACTACTTCAAGACCGTCATACCGATAGCCGGTGCACTCGTGATGCTTCAAGGACTGGCCGAGATCATGCGCTGCATCGTCTGTCTGAGGTCTGGAGAATGGCCGAGCCGCATTGCGGATGTCGAGGAGATCGACGTCGTCGCCGAGCAGCTTGCGCATAGCGAGCACATAGACGCCGAAACGCGCGAGGCCGCGATCGAGCGCGCCCAGGACATCGACAGGGCAGCGAGAAAACGAGGCCTGGGGGGAGACATCGAGACGTGAGCGATCCGTTCCTCGGACTGACGATGCTGATCTTCATCGTGATCGTAATCATGATGGGGTTCCCGACAGCCTTTACGCTGATGGGGCTCGGCATGCTCTTTGGATTCTATGCCTTCTACAATCCGGCCGAGCACTGGATCGACAATCGCGTCTTCGACCTAATGGTTCAGCGCACCTACGGCGCGATGACCAACGACGTCCTGATCTCCATCCCCCTCTTCGTCCTGATGGGCTACGTAATGGAGCGCGGTGCGCTGGTCGACAAGATGTTCTACAGCATCCAGCTCTGTTTCAGACGGGTGCCGGCGTCGCTTGCCGTTGCGACGCTCATCGTTTGCACTTTCTGGGGCATTGCCAGCGGCCTCGTCGGCGCCGTGGTGGTGCTGATGGGCGTCATCGCGATGAACCCAATGCTGCGCGCCGGCTACGACGTGAAGCTTGCCGCGGGCGTCATCACTGCCGGCGGCACGCTGGGCATTTTGATCCCGCCATCGGTGATGATTATCGTCTACGCGGCGGTTGCCGGGCAGTCGGTCGTCAAGCTTTATGCCGCGGCGATGTTGCCCGGCTTTTTCCTTGCGCTCCTCTATCTTGTCTACATTCTCGGCTGGGCGATGATCAATCCGAAGATCGCACCCGCCTTACCCGAGGAACAGACAAGAGTTCCGGTGCCCGATTGGATGAGGAGCTTTGAGGCCCTCTATTCACGCAACATGTTAGCCGGGCTCTTTTCCGCGCTGTTTTCGCCGTCGCGGGCGATGGCGATCGAGACCCCGGAGGGGCGGCTCACCTATTGGAAGCTGATCAAGAATACCTGCGCTGCGCTGGTTCCTTTCTTGCTGACCGCATTCACGCTTGCGCTCGTGTGGTGGTATGTCGTCATTCATCCGCAAGCCTCGGCCGAGGCCGAAGCGCCCGAAGGGCTTGAGGAGCTCGGCGCGCCGGCGCTCGATGCGGGTCCGGCGGCGGTCGACGGGCCGACAGGGAGTTTCTACGTAACGTTCGGCATCATCGCCGCCATCGCCGCGGTCGTACTCGTGCGCTACTACCGCAACATGACCACGGATCGCTTGCAGGTCGTGAAGCTTCTGGTCTCCTCCGTGATGCCGCTCGGCATTCTCACTGCGCTCGTCCTTGCCGTTATCCTGTTCGGGATCACGACGGCGACCGAGTCAGCTGCCGTCGGCGCTGCAGGGGCCTTCCTGCTTGCGTTCCAGGCCCGGACGCTCAACTGGAAGCGCACCAAGGAAGCGGTGTTCCTGACGGCGAAGACGACCGCGATGGTCTGCTGGCTCTTTGTCGGCTCAGCGCTCTTCTCCGCGGTCTTTGCTATCCTTGGCGGCCAGGCGCTGGTTGAAGAATGGGTGCTGGCGCTCGACTTGACGCCGGTGCAGTTCATGATCCTGTCGCAGGCGATCATATTCGTTCTCGGCTGGCCGCTCGAATGGACCGAGATCATCATCATCTTCGTGCCGATCTTCTTGCCGCTGCTAAGCCACTTCGACATCGACCCCATTCTCTGGGGTGTCCTCGTTTTCGTCAATCTTCAGGCAGCGTTCCTGTCGCCGCCAGTCGCGATGTCGGCCTATTATCTCAAAGGTGTATCGCCGCCACAGGTCACCCTCAGCCAGATATTCGCAGGCATGATACCCTACATGCTGATCGTCATACTCTGCATGGTCATCATGTATGTCTGGCCGGGCATGGCACTCTGGCTTCCGTATTATCTCTACGACTGAGAGATTGCCGTCTGCCGCAGCGGCGGGCCGGTAAAAAAGCTAGCCATCTGTGCTCTCGGCAGCGCAGGTGGCGCCTCCGCGTTCACGCCGCTTGGCCATCAGGTCGTCCCGAGCGGTCGTTTTATCGGGAGTCCAGACAGGTGTTCTCGGCGGCCTCTCCAGGCGCTTCTTGTTGATGATCGGCGCATCGTTCTCCAACGGTGCGCGATGCAGTGCTGACCGGCTCAATCCGGTCGATTGGTCTCCCGGCTGCGGTGGCAGCCTCCCCGGGCAGCAGACTGTTTGACAGCAACCCGGTATTGCCGGATCTTTGGGTTCGCTGTGCATTCAAGCAGACCCTTGGCGCAGCGTTGTCGATGTGACTATGCCCGCTCTATTGAGCAGGAACCCGTCGAGCGGTGCACTCGAGCCCCTTTTGAAGCCAAGCGTAGCCTGAACCTATACGGGAGGATAACGTGAGCGACCATGTCTACAAGAAGGTGGAACTTATCGGTAGTTCGAAAGTCTCTGTGACCGAGGCAATCGAGACGGCGATTATGCGGGCCTCTAAAACCATGAGAAATCTCGAATGGTTCGAGGTGGATCAAATCCGGGGACAGATCAAGGATGGGGCGGTGGCGTGCTATCAGGTGGTTGTGAAGGTCGGATTTCGGATCGACGATTGACACGCTAAGCCATTTCTCTGTGCCGACGTGCAAGCTGTCTCCGCTTGTCGATCGGGTATTCGTGGAGGCCGCGGCTACCGTTACGGCATACCGGCGAACTATACCTCTCGGTCAAACCGGACAGCATCCGAGATCCGCATGATCTTCGGCAGCTCGCGGACCTTCGCGGATCCTGCGAGCCAGTCCGTCGGCTGTCTCGGTTAATGACGAACGCGCAGCGGCCTCCCAACCATGCACGATTTGCGGGCGATAGCGTTGCTCATGAGGTTCCGGCCCCATGAACCCGCGCTGCCGGCTTTTGAACGCCCGTGTGCGATGGCGCGCACCGGCCACGTGTCTTTCCGATCGGTCGCGTCGGAAACCATTCCCGTTCAAGATGTCGCCTTTCTAAGGGACCGGCCACGTCCAGCGTCAACCCGCAAGGGGTTTCCCTCCGCTTCGCTGCGGTGACACTTGCGGCTCGGCCCCTTCTTCGGGCGCCATCGGGAATGGTTCCCGAGCAACCGAAGGAGAAAGCACCATGGCCACCACGATCGCAACCCTTACCGAAAAGACCGACGGCACCCTCGAAGGTCTCTTCGCCACCATCAAGGTCAACGCCCCGATCGCCCTCATCCCGAATGGCCAAAAGGCAAGCGAAGGCGCCCCCGACTATCGCATCATCCATCGCCGCACCGGCTTCGAGATCGGCGCCGGTTGGTACCGGAACTCGCAGCGCACCGGCGAGGAATACCTCTCGGTCAAGCTTGAGGCGCCCGAGATCGGCGTGATTTTCGGCAATGTCGCACCGGCACCCGGCGGCGAAGCGAACCGCAAGGTCATCCTGTGGAATGATCCAGCCTGAGCGTCGCACACGCCGGCCCCGCGGTGATCGCGGGGCCGCTCCGTCCAACCCCTTCATCTTGGAGAATACCAATGCGCCTCATCACCGAGGAAATCCGCGCGGCCCTCATCACCAACGGTCGACGCTTCCAACGCGATCCAGACTTCGATCCGCTTCCGCTCCTCAAACTGTTTACGCCCGACGCGGCCGCCACGTGGTTGATCGCCGCTGCCGACCCGGAGGACCCCGATTTGCTCTTCGGGCTCTGCGACCTCGGCGTCGGGTTTCCTGAACTCGGTTCCGTTCTTTTCTCGGAGATCCAATCCGTTCGCGGCCGGCTTGGCCTGCGCGTCGAAAGGGATCTCACCTTTAAAGCAGACCGGTCGATTTCGGCCTATGCCAAAGTCGCTACTGTAGCCAGCCGGTTCGTCGCCTAGCTGAGTATATAGCCAGGAGGGACCGTAGTCGGCAGGCTACGGTCTCGATTTGTTTGTCATCATGGCGAAATTCTGCTCGTGGCGCTCTAACCGGATCTTGTTAGAAGCGAGGCAGCCAGCTGCCCGTATATTCTGGGTGGCATACCCAACCCACCCTGTCTGCTCAGAAACGTCAGGATGCCATGAGGGGTCTGAATGCTTCAAGGCCGCGCGGCCCCCTCCAATTTTGCCGCAAGCGCCAAAATCGGCTCCTCCGCGCGCCGGCGCCGCCGGTCGCGTGACGCGAGCCTTGACCCCTTCCGACCCCTCATGACCGACGGCGTCATCTTTCACAAATTCAAGGAGATGACGATGACCATCGAACAGCACATCGAGGAACTGCGCGCCGAATTGCAATATTGCCCGGACGCCGAGGAGCGCCACCAGATCGAAGCCGAACTGGAAGCGGCACGGCAGGAACTCGGCCGTCGCAACACCGATGACCCAC encodes the following:
- a CDS encoding TRAP transporter substrate-binding protein, with protein sequence MAGAAVIAAPSVVKAQGPVNMRWQSTWPSKDIFHEFALDFAKKVNDMTGGDLKIEVLPAGAVVPAFGLLDAVSQGTLDGGHGVLVYHYGKQTALALWGSGPGFAMDANMLLAWHKYGGGKELLAKLYESIGANVVSFPYGPMPTQPLGWFKKPVAKVEDLQGLKFRTVGISIDVFTGLGAAVNALPGGEIVAALDRGLLDAAEFNNASSDRVLGFPDVSKICMLQSYHQNAEQFEIMFNKAKYDALSEQMKAIIANAVEAASQDMHWKAIDRYSKDYLEMQTTDKVKFYKTPETILKRQLEVYDEVVKKKAAENPLFKEILQSQLAFAERATRWEQDTVVGRRLVFDHYFGRDGVAKEL
- a CDS encoding TRAP transporter small permease subunit, with the protein product MHHLGARVTVQDFLLRIDAISVWVGKAAAWLIIGLMTLVCVEVFKRYIMNMPTAWIFDASNMFYGTLFMLAGAYGLAQNAHVRGDFLYSSLRPRIQAGLDLVLYILFFLPGVAALVYAGYDYAALSWRIGEHSTVTAEGPPIYYFKTVIPIAGALVMLQGLAEIMRCIVCLRSGEWPSRIADVEEIDVVAEQLAHSEHIDAETREAAIERAQDIDRAARKRGLGGDIET
- the virB11 gene encoding P-type DNA transfer ATPase VirB11, with protein sequence MTGTCDAPVVRQLLQPIAGLLQNPTLYEVVINRPGEVLTEGSAGWSRLDVAELTFDRLMRLARAVASHSHQAIDEARPILSANLPDDERIQIVIPPATTKGTVSITIRKPSSVSLSLGGLDAAGLFTVTAAAGDRADSPDTRLSKLYKAGNYAAFLEQSVVARKNIIISGATGSGKTTLSKALIQHIPSFERIITIEDTAELVIPQPNHVRLFYSKGEQGLAKIGPKELLESSLRMRPDRVLLQELRDGTAFYYIRNINSGHPGSITTVHADSAALAFEQLTLLVKESDGGQDLARDDIRDLLKMLVDIVVQCKRVEGKFRVTEIWFDRPA
- the virB10 gene encoding type IV secretion system protein VirB10; the protein is MTDDVPTTIPGERGHAQLPQGFDNNPALRRGAVVAAILAFIGFGLWSMRSQTLDPNANREERVVIRQATDFEPAKEEPKTVEPLPEVKLPTPVVAEAPTEPEKDELLESARRAPVMAFNAGQGIDRRSESTQTPPDQASTYLPINGALGGEVGENEDQRFDRMLKPTRLEGSRAGHLGNRNYIVAMGTSIPCVLETALSSDQPGFASCVINRDVFSDNGRVVLMEKGTQVVGEYRGGLRRGQKRLFVLWNRAKTPTGVIIALASPATDALGRAGFDGHVDSHWWERFGSALLLSIVGDVASFGGRKLQDQEVDVEGTTSAGRQAAAIAVEQSINVVPTLNKHQGELVSIFVARDLDFSGIYELRVSEPRSTVLERSVLGDFSKRARVVTK
- the virB5 gene encoding P-type DNA transfer protein VirB5; protein product: MIRKMTAMIAAAAVLYATGTSAQGIPVVDNAAIAKHIESIAQLTKQLDTMKAQLDQAQQLYGSLNKLTDMADIATILNDPAIRNALPDDFSAVQGLLKGSGAGAFGDSATRFLDDNSIYKTSANDFYASELARMQNRNAGQMSLGQQIYDAATKRIDGIDELRKRIAAAGDAKDIADLQARLLAETAFLETDTLRMQALQMIQQAQVQVDLQRQAEDWRKRMDAMGAALK
- a CDS encoding virB8 family protein translates to MITPDGLKAYFDRARRFDQDRLISVERSARIAWTIAIVASFVACAAVFAVAALAPLKTAVPFVVRVDNSTGIVDVVSALTSGAGSYDEAVTKYFAARYVRAREGYVWSEAKENFETVSLLSAQPEQMRFATLYRGSNPHSPQNVYGRGSTVKVTIKSISLINANVVSVRFLSTITRADDVRTTHWVATITYSYVNAPVSSTDRLVNPLGFVVSDYRADPEAIN
- a CDS encoding type IV secretion system protein, whose amino-acid sequence is MYQVFAFLDNQFKAPLESFISSGTSNISTWVAGPLTAALVLYVVLYGYLVLRGSIETPVLEFAYRAIKLGILVMLVRDAADYRAFVTDLFFTSLPQEISTALNTGTVPSASTFDALLDKGQASANQIWNRSSWPLDIATAFGGLLMVVITFVVAAIGYIVSLYARVALAIILALGPIFIALAMFQSTRRFTEAWIGQLVNFVILQILVVAVGSLLITTLDTSFTTVEAYEDVLMRPIAIGAIGIASLYVFYQLPGIAASLAAGGASLTYGYSAARDAHESTLTSGAVAVQRIARRGMGAAVRRWSAHDTS
- the virB9 gene encoding P-type conjugative transfer protein VirB9, giving the protein MSLPVFAALVAVTTVFHPALALDIPSGAGQDNRVRFVNYQPYNITRIVGTLRSSVEVEFAPNEEIAHVALGNSVAWEVAPAGNILFLKPRENQPITNISIVTTRRDGSKRSYQMELTVRDGSVAAGQDTYFYVKYRYPTDEAQRRRLEAQARGQAEKADAANDVLALHEQYGPRNWQYSVQGSAAIEPQAVYDNGKLTTFVFGDNREIPAIYLESSDGTESLVSKSISGGLVLVHAISRKFILRRGADVICVFNEGHPLGADNPGTHTTSPSVERVVKAADEDTAQRDAQ